One window from the genome of Bacillus rossius redtenbacheri isolate Brsri chromosome 12, Brsri_v3, whole genome shotgun sequence encodes:
- the LOC134537755 gene encoding uncharacterized protein LOC134537755 isoform X2 — MITSKKIDKVDNCSITVPDGSSYVVFPNSSLPFNVRDVTKASSVSCAVKLLSVSVGRKGPYVLTVASTEGEEQNKTFLRVQESAKLWPTSLDTVYQGEDFFMKMTVNVTDLTECHVVYPVGSNSMDVIVSKGENPFPEGNDGVFLQKSLQLGSENAIAIYSSDLQSDITYCFSKSVDGTLSELQYGGCSLPKSTITDNDAKNYSFKLGLKGKVEEVESTLQVSVHPAEVSSEYKPIETSVSTAASGSINMLCRLWSTDKITDDEDNKVSLCRFVRPDGTGVQVSEGVANKNYGYFGDGLNTQRYKDCGLTIYSPAEGDYGTWKCYLYWKSKLRLGELEVGDKTGALPANFKIQNFLSVFEYKNTFFM, encoded by the exons ATGATCACTTCCAAGAAAATTGACAAAGTAGACAACTGCAGCATCACGGTGCCTGATGGGAGTTCGTACGTCGTGTTCCCTAATTCTTCGCTGCCGTTCAACGTCCGGGACGTGACTAAGGCGTCCTCTGTGAGCTGCGCGGTGAAACTGTTGTCGGTCAGCGTGGGACGGAAGGGCCCCTACGTGCTGACCGTTGCCTCTACAGAGGGAGAAGagcaaaacaaaacatttttaagagtCCAAG AATCTGCCAAGTTGTGGCCTACTTCGCTCGACACAGTGTATCAAGGTGAAGATTTCTTCATGAAAATGACCGTCAATGTGACAGATTTGACCGAGTGCCACGTAGTGTATCCTGTTGGATCCAATAGTATGGATGTAATTGTGTCTAAAGGAGAAAATCCATTCCCAGAAG GTAACGATGGGGTATttctacagaagtctctgcagcTTGGTTCTGAAAATGCAATTGCCATATACAGCTCTGATCTTCAGTCGGACATCACCTACTGCTTCTCAAAGAGTGTGGATGGCACTCTGTCGGAGCTTCAG TACGGCGGGTGCTCTTTGCCAAAATCAACCATTACCGACAATGATGCAAAAAACTATTCTTTCAAGTTAGGTTTGAAAGGAAAAGTAGAAGAAGTGGAATCAACATTGCAGGTGTCAGTACACCCAG CTGAAGTCAGCTCGGAGTACAAACCAATTGAAACTTCGGTGAGCACAGCTGCCTCTGGCAGCATAAACATGCTGTGCCGCTTGTGGAGCACCGATAAAATAACTGACGACGAGGACAACAAAGTTTCCCTCTGTCGCTTTGTCCGCCCCGACGGCACAGGGGTGCAAGTGAGCGAGGGCGTTGCGAACAAGAACTACGGCTACTTCGGGGATGGATTGAACACCCAGCGCTACAAAGACTGCGGCTTGACGATATACTCGCCCGCAGAAGGCGACTACGGGACGTGGAAGTGCTACTTGTACTGGAAAAGCAAGTTGAGGCTGGGTGAACTGGAAGTTGGTGACAAGACAGGTGCACTTCCcgctaattttaaaattcaaaattttctatCTGTTTTTGagtataaaaatactttttttatgtaa
- the LOC134537756 gene encoding TIP41-like protein: MDRVVNDGDCSVKTTVEEKFHDWTIGFTKSHILHSQCTTKEACADPEGKKCLLCLYSSILELPHMPDMVFPSSVLWLKHASGRGIEFRALDALQRVCNGKQGIKIACSDSWKESREEASNMTEFKPFDWTFTTDYSGSVIGGFEPTPTTERIDLDKLKQKERILFYEDLMLFEDELHDNGIAVCSVKIRVMPSSFYILLRFFLRVDDVLVRINDTRIYHEFGTDHVLREYTSREAKIADLKIPSVALTEPNVVASHLPLVNSRYEKLSLPSPPAAVVAADT; this comes from the exons ATGGATCGTGTTGTCAACGACGGCGACTGCAGCGTGAAGACTACAGTGGAAGAGAAGTTCCACGACTGGACAATAGGCTTCACGAAGAGCCACATTTTGCACTCCCAGTGCACCACAAAGGAGGCTTGTGCAGATCCCGAAGGGAAAAAATGTTTGTTGTGCTT GTACAGCAGCATCCTGGAGCTGCCGCACATGCCAGACATGGTGTTCCCCAGCAGCGTGCTGTGGCTGAAGCACGCCTCGGGCCGTGGCATCGAGTTCCGGGCGCTGGACGCCCTCCAGAGGGTCTGCAACGGCAAGCAGGGGATAAAGATCGCCTGCTCCGACTCGTGGAAGGAGAGCAG GGAAGAAGCCAGCAATATGACAGAGTTCAAACCATTCGACTGGACCTTCACGACAGACTATTCAGGGTCGGTGATTGGTGGCTTTGAGCCCACACCAACAACGGAGAGAATCGACCTTGACAAACTAAAGCAGAAAGAGAGAATTTTGTTTTACGAGGATTTGATGCTGTTTGAAGATGAACTTCATGATAATGGCATTGCAGTGTGCTCCGTCAAAATA AGAGTTATGCCCAGCAGTTTCTACATCCTGCTACGATTCTTTTTGAGGGTGGATGACGTGCTTGTTAGAATCAATGACACCCGAATATACCATGAATTTGGCACGGACCATGTGCTCCGAGAATACACGTCGAGGGAAGCCAAGATTGCGGACCTAAAA ATACCGAGCGTCGCCCTGACGGAGCCCAACGTAGTGGCGTCTCATCTGCCGCTCGTCAACAGTCGTTACGAGAAGTTGTCGCTGCCGAGCCCACCTGCAGCAGTCGTCGCTGCAGACACGTGA
- the LOC134537755 gene encoding uncharacterized protein LOC134537755 isoform X1, with protein MITSKKIDKVDNCSITVPDGSSYVVFPNSSLPFNVRDVTKASSVSCAVKLLSVSVGRKGPYVLTVASTEGEEQNKTFLRVQESAKLWPTSLDTVYQGEDFFMKMTVNVTDLTECHVVYPVGSNSMDVIVSKGENPFPEGQCGICVSNVQVTNSGFWKLYSVDSAQNSYVAEKRIKIYGNDGVFLQKSLQLGSENAIAIYSSDLQSDITYCFSKSVDGTLSELQYGGCSLPKSTITDNDAKNYSFKLGLKGKVEEVESTLQVSVHPAEVSSEYKPIETSVSTAASGSINMLCRLWSTDKITDDEDNKVSLCRFVRPDGTGVQVSEGVANKNYGYFGDGLNTQRYKDCGLTIYSPAEGDYGTWKCYLYWKSKLRLGELEVGDKTGALPANFKIQNFLSVFEYKNTFFM; from the exons ATGATCACTTCCAAGAAAATTGACAAAGTAGACAACTGCAGCATCACGGTGCCTGATGGGAGTTCGTACGTCGTGTTCCCTAATTCTTCGCTGCCGTTCAACGTCCGGGACGTGACTAAGGCGTCCTCTGTGAGCTGCGCGGTGAAACTGTTGTCGGTCAGCGTGGGACGGAAGGGCCCCTACGTGCTGACCGTTGCCTCTACAGAGGGAGAAGagcaaaacaaaacatttttaagagtCCAAG AATCTGCCAAGTTGTGGCCTACTTCGCTCGACACAGTGTATCAAGGTGAAGATTTCTTCATGAAAATGACCGTCAATGTGACAGATTTGACCGAGTGCCACGTAGTGTATCCTGTTGGATCCAATAGTATGGATGTAATTGTGTCTAAAGGAGAAAATCCATTCCCAGAAG GTCAATGTGGAATTTGTGTTTCAAACGTACAAGTTACCAACAGCGGATTCTGGAAGTTGTACTCTGTTGACAGCGCCCAGAACTCTTATGTTGCTgagaaaagaataaaaatttatg GTAACGATGGGGTATttctacagaagtctctgcagcTTGGTTCTGAAAATGCAATTGCCATATACAGCTCTGATCTTCAGTCGGACATCACCTACTGCTTCTCAAAGAGTGTGGATGGCACTCTGTCGGAGCTTCAG TACGGCGGGTGCTCTTTGCCAAAATCAACCATTACCGACAATGATGCAAAAAACTATTCTTTCAAGTTAGGTTTGAAAGGAAAAGTAGAAGAAGTGGAATCAACATTGCAGGTGTCAGTACACCCAG CTGAAGTCAGCTCGGAGTACAAACCAATTGAAACTTCGGTGAGCACAGCTGCCTCTGGCAGCATAAACATGCTGTGCCGCTTGTGGAGCACCGATAAAATAACTGACGACGAGGACAACAAAGTTTCCCTCTGTCGCTTTGTCCGCCCCGACGGCACAGGGGTGCAAGTGAGCGAGGGCGTTGCGAACAAGAACTACGGCTACTTCGGGGATGGATTGAACACCCAGCGCTACAAAGACTGCGGCTTGACGATATACTCGCCCGCAGAAGGCGACTACGGGACGTGGAAGTGCTACTTGTACTGGAAAAGCAAGTTGAGGCTGGGTGAACTGGAAGTTGGTGACAAGACAGGTGCACTTCCcgctaattttaaaattcaaaattttctatCTGTTTTTGagtataaaaatactttttttatgtaa